tcgtcctgtcccctgtcccttgggagaagagcccagctccctcctctccacaacctcctttcagggagttggagagcacaatgaggtctcccctcagcctcctcttctccaggctaaacacccccagctctctcagctgctcctcttgttctccagccccttcaccagctttgttgctcttctctggactctctccagagcctcaacatccttcttgtggtgaggggccagaactgaccccaggattcgaggagcggtctcaccagtgccgggtccagagggagaagaacctccctggacctgctggccacgccgtgtctgatccaagccaagatgccattggccttcttggccacctgggcccctgctggctcctgttcaaccaacccccccaggtccttctcctccaggcagctttccagccaggcttctcctagtctggagctgcccagggttgttgtgccccaagtgcaggacccagcattcagccttgttaaacctcgtgcCGTTGATCTTGATTCCACTCCTTTTTGTCCtgtctccctctcttccttggCCGTACAGCGAatttgaaaggaggaaaaagcaatGACCTAGGATGTCAGAAAGGTTGTGCTGTTTGACTGCAAGTCAGGGTGGATGCTTGAGCTTATCTCCTATTTCCCAGCCTGGACTGGTCCTTGCTGCTGCTTGGCAGAAAGGTTACAAATGCTTCCCAGCAGGGCTGCATCCTGGCAAATACTCAGGGACTCGCTTTCTCCTTGCTGCAGAAGGGCTCATTTGTGCCTCAGCCTTTCACCACAAGCACAGAGTCTCCAGAGACCACAGGGAAGAACCTCGTGGGATGAaatggggttgctcagcctggagaagagaaggctccaaggagaccttgtagcgaccttccaatacctgaagaggctacaagaaagctggggagggattgttcacaaaggcttgtagtggtagcacaaggggcaatgggtataaacaagagaggggcagatttagactagacataaggagaaatttcttccctatgagggtcaggaggccctggcccaggttgcccagagcaggggtggctgccccatccctggaggggttcaaagccaggttggatgaggctttgatccccctgatccagtgggaaatgtccctgcccatcacagaggggtggaactagatgagttttaaggtcccttccaacccaaactactcaaTGATTCTATCAAATCTGGAGCCCCTGGAAGTGCCAGGGCAGAACCAGGCAAGAACTCTTCCCCCAGGGGCTACCCAACACAGGTCTAAGCCATCTCACACTGCACCCCAATCAGCTCCACAAAAGCAGAGCTGTTGACCTGATTCACTTTGATTTCCTCCATTAACAACCAGCCTGAAGAGAAGCAAAACCAAGCTAATGACGTGAAGAATGAGGTTTTCAGCAAAGGCAGAGTTGGGTCCCATCCATTAACAGTTATATAgtttttaaacacctcccaATGCTGCCGTTGTGGTTCTCTCCTGCTCCTTCACGTCTCTCTGAGCTGAAGTCCAAgacaaaataacaataaaactcTACGTTTAATCTCACATGGCCTCCCAGCAGTACACGCTTTGTCGGAACTTATTAACTAGCTCGCAGCTTGTTCCCTACATAATCAGTTTGTACTTCAAAGTCTCCGCCAGCAGACAGAGCTAAATGATGGTGTTAAATTCACTCATGTATAAAATTAATTAGTTTGGGGGCAGGACAGTGGATATTGGTTGTCACAGTCAGAATATTAGTTGAATAGGGTTGCCCAGGGCTCTGGGGACCTTTGTAGCTTCCCAAGCAATTCCTTGAGCTTTTCTATTCTGAGCGTGGTCTTTCAAGTGGGGCAGATGAGAAGAGCACCCATGGCTCCCTGCAGCGAGGTGTTCAGTAGAATTATCCCCAAGCGGAGCAAAAGGCTGTGCTTGCTCCTCTTAACAGCAGAGAGGCTGTTCCCACACCTAGCATGAAAGCACAATTGCAAGAGCAAGATACGTTAAACCTCTTCTCCGACAGGAACAAACCCAAATTACACGGCGCTATAATTCCCCTCAacttctgcagctgctctgccctCCATCCAGAGGTAGCCGAGGCATCCAGCGAGATTTCTCAAGGGCACGTTTCCCAAGAGATTGTTGGCCAAGTCTAGAGCTCTTGAGACCCTAACCTGGCTGCTGCAGGTTCTGTTACACACAAATCACCATGAGGGAAAACACCATCTGGCTCACCACCCACTGAAGCAGCAGGCTTGGTCACATCAGGGACCCGTCCCTTTTCCTCTGCATCTCTGGTTTCCTTCTAGGATAAtccaatttaattatttttaagactCGCTGTTGAAGCTGACAATCAAAGAGACTGGATCCACGAAGCATCGGGGACAGGTTCGAGTCACGCTTGGCTAAACACAAGGGGTTTAGCAGTCATGGTCACATTTCACCTTAACCCAACAGTTAGCTGTAAATCTGTCCCCCCTCATCGAGGTTGTGTGCTCTCACCTCAGTGCGACCAGCACGATGCTTCGTTAAGTCTCAGGGTGGGATTTGATGCCCTGAACCGATAGGGATGACCTGCAAGGAGAGCCAGCAGCCCTCTGGGTGACAGTCCCAGCACATCCAGCCCCAGACTCCTGCCAGATCCAAGGGACATCTCCCTTTGGTGCTCGATTGAAAGGCAAAAGCTCTTTCAAGGGTCTCTGCTTGGTTATAGCCACTAAACCCAAGCAAATAAAGTGCTGTGAAGGGCCCATGGCAGAACATCTACACAAGTTCCCACCTTATTTGGCAACAACAAGGCTACAATCGCTcactcccatttttttttcctttatcaaaCCAAACCCTGTAAAAACTCAaccagcacaagaaaaaaacccaagcatttGTGCCTCCCCACCTCAAACTCCTTGCGTGATTCCTGTGCTCCCCATTCCTGCTGCTGACAGCGTGAGCTCCCCTGATGGAGAACAGATGTCATGATTTCGTTGGTTGCTCATGGCCCATAGAGAAACCCTAGAGACAAATCACCCGTTGATGCTTGACCTGTATGTTAATTTAGTTCATTTTCTAGACAACAGCAGCTCGGGGAGACAGGGAGAAAACATAAAGGCCAGTGAAGAAATCCATTGATTTCAGCCCGTGCTTTCCCTACCAGCAGGCTCTCGCTGTGATTTGGCTGCATGATGAAGTGATAATCTAAAAATACTGGCCCCGCAGATCATCTGAATTACAAGTGATAAAAACTCTGCGTTTGGCAGGTTCCAAAATGTCATTATTCTGAAACACAGGGCAGCATTTCCCATTTGCAGCAGCACTAAGTACATCATCATGGCCTTTCAAATCTGTTGTGCAAATGCATATGGAAATAGCTTTGAAGAGATGTTTTGGCAATTAGCACCGCACATGCAGGGAAGAGTTGGAGACAAAGCAACTGTCTGGTCATGTTAAGTGGGGTTGGAGGCACACAAACCAGACTGCCACAGACCAACCCAGCCTTGGGCTAAAATCATctcttcctggagcccctttcagtactggaagctgctctaaggtctccccagagccttctcttctccaggctgaacaaccccagctctctcagcctgtcctcgtacgggaggtcctccagccctcagatcatctccgtggcctcctctggatccactccaacagctccatgtccttcttgtgatgaggactccagctgaggtctcaacAGAGTTGAGTAGAGGAGCATGCAGAAGACTATTCAGGTGTTGATCTATGGATCTCTGAGAAGTTTGAACCGTATTTCCCATCAGCTTCAATAATGCCCTGAGCACAGGAGCGTACACTTGAGGTAGATGACAAACATACCCACCTATAGCACTAACATAATCTCCTAATTCAGGCCATAATCCTAAATTCTCATCACAACACGTGTCCAATCAGCATCTGAAATGCTGGGGAATGGTGTCCGCATGGTCTTCAAACCCATGAAGGAGAGAACAATAAGGGCAACAGAGCTCTGCATTGTGCTGGAGCTACTGCTGGGTGCAGAACACATCCCAGAGAGCCCATCCCGGCCAGCAGCACACACTCCTGCCCTGACCCTTCCAGCACGGTGCTGACGCTGCTGCCAGTAACGGGTCTGGGCTGCCTGAGCTGACCCCAGCCAGTCACCTCCCAGGCAGGCAGAACACCGCGTGCAGCCGCTGGAGCTGTATTTTATCACCTTCTCCTTAAACACTCCACATCAGGAGAGGATTAAACAGCATTAACTGCCTTCCCAAAGGCTCCcatcctgctgctctgcctgccggagagctgggaggagagCAATTTGAGGATTAACTACTCCTGTCCTCACCAAACAAGGAAGAGGTGGCTGCTGGGTGTTAATCAAGCTGCAAGGGAAGAGCTCACTACACTTATACAAGCCCTCGGAGCTGGTGCCCATTTCCAAACAAGCCCTGGCAGCCAGCAGCCTTGGGCAGAGCAGGTTCATAGTAATGGAAAGACTCCCAAGGTGAGATGTCTCCGCTCACCAAACCCTCTGGTGTTCTCCAAAGGGCTGAAGCCAAATCTCTCAGTTCACACCAGGGAAGCCTGTAAGAACGGAGCTCAGGCAGCATCTCCTTCGGCGTGCAGAGCTGAGATGCTCCCCAACCTCCATATCAGGCAGCTCACCATCACAATTCCTGGGCGACAGGGATCGTCAGAGCGCAGTAACGGGGCACAAATGCCCAGGAACTGAGAGCTACAGCAAGAGGCTGCCAAAACCGAGCCGTCATCCCAGCCTTACAACTCCACCAACGTTTCAAGGACCTTCTGCCATTGCATTAGGAGAAGCAGGCAGCATAGTTAAAGCAtggctttctgctctgtttgcaAGAACCGCGGTGCAGGGAGAAGGCAGACCATTAGAGTCGTGTTTCCTAGGAGATTTTCACACACTAAGATGGAGGGGGTAGGGTAGAAGACCCACATTTCACACAAGCTGAAGGTAGCAATTCCACTGACACTTCTAATCCGTTAAGCACGTAGAGCTAAAATACTAGTGAAACTACAATCATGTACTCTATCAGGCTTATTTTGTCCTGTTCTCCACATACACAAAAAGGTagcatgaaaaggaaagaagctgCTCAAACAGGTTAATAGAAGCAAGTTTTCATACCTCAGTGCTTCTAGTGGCCAAGAGCTTGTCTCTCAGCTTCTTCAAGTCCCTTTGCTTGGCAGTTCAAGAGTTTTCAGGGTAATAATGCCAGGGCATTACTCAATGTTTTAATCGAACAATCCAAGATGATCTCTATGGGAAGCCATCCCACCAAGGCAGCTGCACAATCCCACACAGGTTTCCTCATATCTGGGCATAACCCAGGCCACACTATCAAAGAGGCAAGAACAACCTTTAATCATGAAGCCTTGAACTTTGCTTTAGCAGGGAGTGTACAGATCACTGCTATTATTCATCATCTTCTAATACCTCATCCTGAAACAGCTGCTCCTCTCCTTTCATAATCCTGATGGATGCTTCTCTTACCTGGAAGGCAATGTGTTCTGAATAACGGCAGCGTTTCCATCAGGCACGAAGTGGAGCAGTAGACAAAGCAGATCTGAGGTCACGGAAAGGTTCTTGTTCATTCCCCTCCTGTATTGAGATTTTCAATTAAATGTGTCTTAAATCCTGTCCTCTTCTTTGTCTAcaaggggagggagaagggtaaacagcagctcctctctctctccagagCATCCCCATGCCCAGGGACGCTGTTGCAAGCCTCATTTCAGCTGCAGATGCTGAAAGGTGGCATGGGCTGAAGCAGCTTTCAGGGATGATGCTCGAAGCAGCCAAAGCACCCACCCCACCGTGAGCTGCCCACGGGGCCAGGTCTGCCAGCCTGGCCCCACGCGGCCACTGTTGGGACCAGAGCTTGGGAATTATCCATGCACAAGACGTGCTCCAGACTCTGCCCCAGCTCcgctcaccttccctggacacgctccagcccttCGATATCCTTGCATGAGAATAAAGGACTTGAAGAAAGTACCTTTTGCATCCTGAAGTGTTGACTAGTGCCTTGGTGGGGCTCCTGACACCGGTGgcttctcctgcccctgctgctgccaggcagCTCCGAACTGGCTCCTCCGTCTGTCCACAACTGCTAACAGAAATATATATTCCCCAGAGTAGCCTGTctggagaaggcagaaaaaagcCATTTGTTTCCAGCCTTGAAAtgtaattttggggttttttttattattgatttGAAGGTTGTAAACACTCTGGCTGTGTCTGGTTTTTAAATGCTAATGATGAGAATAGCAAAAGGAgatgagggagaggggaaggaaattGAAGCATTTCACAGCTACCTAAGTCTTTAAACATCCCTGGCTACAGAGGAAACCAACAGGGAGAAAGTCAGGATGATAAACAAGTAATTTGCTATCTCGAAGATGCCTGTAGCTTCAATTTTCCCTCTGGCAGTTGCTTCTGCTTATGCAGACTGTTTCCACACATGTGggtcaaataaaaatacacaacaaaacaaggaaagagTAAGCTGTAATAGAGTTATCAGCTGCAATAAGGCCCCAGGACtggatttattttatcttctggtGCTGTgaatagaatcctagaatggttggAGTGgaaagggatctcaaagcccatccagttccactccctgccatgggcagggacacctcccactggatcaggggctccaagccccatccaacctggccttgaacccctccactTTAAAGTTCCATTCTTTAATGCAGCActgtcagctttttttctgcctgccaATTTTTGCAGCTTCCCATGGATTTTCTACTAAACCCAAACCTGCTTGTCGCGCTGTGTCCCCAACAGGCACCGCTCTGGGGCATTTGCCACGTGTTTagcatatttatttttgcatccaGACATTCTCTCTAAAATTAAGCAGGATCGGAGGCTTTAATTAAATGGAAAACCAAATCTGagtgagggaggaggaaaaggggagattgCCTGTCACATCTGGCTTATAATTGCATTAAAATTACAGAAGCTCCCACCATCAGACCCTAGAGCTGATGACCACGTTGCAGAGAAGTTTGTTACCCCAAGACACCATCAGGTCACTTTTCTGAGAATCCTTCACAAATATTGCaagcaaccaaaaaaaaatttagttatATCAAGTTTTAGTCATCCAAACTCCCCAAGTCCGAGAAAAACGAAACACTGTCCTTCATGGAGTCAGATCAATGGTAACAGCCAGCTTGGCTTTAAGAACCAGAAAATCTCAGCCGTTTATATTTTCAGGAGGTGGCAGTCATTTGTGACTTAATTTTGATGGTGAGTTGGCATTAAAAGTAGCATTAGATACCAGGAATTCCAAGCCCTCACTCCTGCCCTCAGCCTTCCCAAGGAGACAATCCCAAGCTGTTATAAGGAAGTTGCAACATCATTAATTTTATAGCATATAAACCAGTGCAAAATCTGACCTGCACCACAGAAGGCATTTCAGTGATTAAATGCTAACGATGGACCAAGAATGCTTTGTGCTGGCAGCACAGAAGTTTAGCACCATCAAGTACCACAAATGAAGTATTTCTGTTGAAAAGTGAGCTAAATCAGCATAAATCCAAGCCAacaaattgtatttatttatgtaacCAAGGAGCTCTCCGCAAAGCAAATTAACCAGCTACTATGCCAAATCAATTAGCAAACATCAAACCTCTGTGCTCTATAGTAAAAGAGCACAGGATGCTGGCTGGCAGtagaaacagcattttctgtgcttCACAGGGTATTGATACACCAGCTGCCAAAAATCAGCAGTGCTACCTGGACAAACGAAACATTACGAGCTTAGAAATACAGTTATGTGGTCCCACATCTCAGCATCacacccagagggaagggaggaaacaCAGACCTTGTGACAGTGGTTTTCACAGCTCAGATCGCCCTGTGGCAGCAATAACCAGCAGCACAGAACCATCACCATCACCATCACCATCACCATCACCATCACCATCACCATCACCATCACCATCACCATCACCATCACCATCACCATCACCATCACCATCACCATCACCATCACCATCACCTCCTGGCTTGTAGGAATGGCTTAAATAGCCACAGCTGGGCTGGGTGGGGCTGGACACAGCTGGGCCATCACCTCCAAGGACCTCCCAGAGCACTAAACAAACCATCACCATGCTTTGCAAGTAACTCTGGAGCTGCTGAGTTAGAGAACCCAACTGAAGCACCTGGCAATACCAGAGATGCCTCCAAATGTTCAGGAAtccaatgaaagaaaatgagtttATTGTTTAACCCACCTGCTTGGAAAATTTGCTTGCTCTGATAATCTCTCTCTCTAAAGAAAACTAATTTCTATTCTCCAAGGTTCATTTTAATTTCGTGAATCAGCTTTGCTTTCCCCCTAGTGCTGCTGCAGAAGTATTCTCCCTGCAACTAAAAGGTGAATCTGGAGTAAAAGCTCTGACTCCAAGGGAATTGCTACCAAATCAAATTGGTGCCAATGAAAACCTCAAAGTGCCTTAAATGCTCCTTTCTCCCTGCAGAATCTGCCCTTCCATCTCAGTGTTTCATTGCTTtgcagtttggttttcttttttcatgctGACCTCTATTAGTCTTCCAGAAAATCAGCTGTCTGatcacaaagacagaaaattacatTATGCACTGAAACGCCTTCCTATCTCCAACTCCAGCACCTCAGCTCCGCGCTTTCTTGTGATGGGTACTTTATATCCACAGGGTTTCTTACAAGGATGAATGTCTTTTAATTAGATACAAACTGCACTCATTCATGCTTATTAGAGGTGATCTGCAAATCTTTACTCACCAACAGGGAGTGAGATGGACCCAGCCTCACAccacggctttaaattggagggggaaagacttagactagatattaggaagaaattcttcatgatgaagctgtggatgctccatccctggccaggttggatgggaccttgagcagcctggtctggtgggaggtgtccctgcccatggcaggggggtggaactggatgatcaacccaaaccattctatgattctatgattatgtgaCTCGGAAagtattttccctttcaaatCGGGGTCTGAGAGTCCCCAGCGCTGACCTGCTGCAGGAGAGGGGATGCAGGGACGAGGTTAGAAGCACAGGAAGGTTCCCAACCTTCGGCTGCTGCCCAGAAATTGCATTTGGCAAAAGCCCCCAGCAAAGCCCAGAGACTGCAGGTCCTGAGGGAGCAGATGGAGGGGATCTGCTCTCACCTGCCTGttgcacagagcagcagcagagccagcacgGTGCAGCCAGGAGGCTGGGGCCAGCCAGGGAGGGGAGCTGCTGGGATATAAAATCCAGACCCGGACGGACAGTGTTCACACAGACACAGCGATCAAGAGTCGCCGACAGCTGCCCCGATTCCCAAAGAGACACGGATGCTTGGAAAACGCTTACCTGGCTTTTACTGTTCTTGGAATGAAAAGGTCAAAAAGAGCCCCTGTAGCCTTCTCTGTTACTTTGCTGCActaaaaagaagcagagagtgctcctctttctcctcGAATCTTCCAGcgtggggaggagaggggatgaGCAAGATGAGCAGCCTGGGGAGAAGCAGGGATGTGGGGATCTTTAGTGCAGACAAGTGAATGATGAAGGACTGACCCAGGAGCTCTTGTATCTCTCTGCTTATCGAGAAAATTTGCATGGAGCAGCCCAGCCAGCAAAGGGAATTGCAGCCTGGCATGATGTTGAGGAGCACAAGGCAGAGGAGGTGACAACCTTCACCAGTGCTGGGGACCGCTGGAGGAGGCATGTGCAGACCCCCAGGCGGGGCAGAGGAGCCTTGGTCAAGggcagcactgaccccaggagctcagcctgaggaggcagggaagggtCTGACAGCCCCTCAGAGACGAGCATTATAGCTGCCTGCACTCCTGCAGAGCTTCCTGAAGGGATGGAACCAGACTGGGGCTGGAACAGCACTCCTTACAGCCAGCCTGGGCATGGCCAGGGGTTGCTGAGCCCCCAGACCTTGGCAGGGGACCCAAACCTGACCCTCCTGCACACCCGGGACGAGGAGCTGGCCAAGGCAGAGGTCGGGGTGCTGGCCACCATCCTGGCTGTAGCGACCACAGGCAACGTGGGGGTGCTGCTGGCCATGTACCGCCTGAGGAAGAAGATGAGCCGCATGCATCTCTTCATCTTGCACCTGGGGCTGACCGACCTGGGGGTTGCACTTTTCCAGGTGCTGCCGCAGATGATTTGGGAGGTGACGTACCGCTTCTTGGGGCCAGACCCGCTCTGCAGGGCAGTCAAGTACCTGCAGGTGCTGAGCATGTTCGCCTCGACCTACATGCTCATTGCCATGACGCTGGACCGCTACGTGGCCGTGTGCCACCCGCTGCGCAccctgcagcagcccagccGCCAAGCCTACGCGATGATCGGGGCTACGTGGCTTCTCAGCTGCCTGCTCAGCCTGCCCCAGGTCTTCATCTTCTCCCTGCGGGAGGTGCGCCGGGGCTCGGGGgtgctggactgctgggcagactTCAAGTACCCCTGGGGAGCCCGAGCGTACGTCACCTGGACCGCACTGTGCATCTTCATCCTGCCCGTCGGCATCCTCACCGTCTGCTACAGCCTCATCTGCTACGAGATCTGCAAGAACCTCAAGGGCAAGACCCAGAGCGGTGGTCCCAGCACTGGGGGGGCCATAGCAGCCTCCCCTCCCGCTCCCTGCTCCTCCGAGAGGAGCGGGCAATGCCCCGGCGGGCAGCCCTCGCGGGTGAGCAGCGTGCGGACCATCTCCCGTGCCAAGATCCGCACGGTGAAGATGACCTTTGTCATTGTGGTGGCCTACGTCATCTGCTGGGCCCCGTTTTTCAGCGTGCAGATGTGGTCGGTGTGGGATGAGGATGCTCCTGACGATGGTGAGTAGCAGTGGGGGTGCTCGGCTGCAGCTCAGAGTGGGTGCGGAGCCCCGGGCTGCCAAGGCGCAGCCCATGCTCGTTGCATCTTTAACATGCAAGAGCTCTCTGgtgttttgtaatttttatcAACTGTGGGGAAGGCTGCAGTAGAACGTACAGAAAACTGTTTGTAGAGTCAAATCACTGCTTCCACCAGAAAATCCACTGAAAAGCAATGGCTTCTGACCATCACTGGTAGGGATATGTAAAGATGCACCAACATCTTTGCCATGTGCGTTCCTTCCCTCACATGGGAATTTGCTTTAGGAGCTTCTGTGTTTGGTGTGTGACTGCAGAGAGGGTTTTGACTGTGCCTCCTGCTCCCATCCTCCTCCAGGACGGCCTCACGGAGCAGCcgtgctgctggagcaggaccCTCACAAGCAGTGCCCAGTGCCCCTAAGGCTTTCCTGAGCCAGCTGCACAGGGGTCAGAAGTGGGTTTCCAATTTCATAGGCTGACTTTTTATGGAAGTTCCCAGTAGCTCTCCTAGCCTGTCCATGGGTGGAAGGAACAGGCAAGCAGACAGGCTGAACGGAGGACCAAAGGTCTCTCCCTGAGGATGTGCTGGGAGGAGAGTGATCCCTATAAAAGCACATCACCCACCCACAACCCTCAGCCAGGGGTAAGACCTCGGCTCTGCCTGCCATGCTGCAAACTGTCCTGCCCCAAAAAATGCTAGTCAGATGGGCTGGGACAGGGACAAAGGACACGCACCTGAGCCAAAAAGAGCCCCCAGGGTCTTGCCTGTTGCACACAGGGACCCTGTGCAAACCACGTCCAGCCTGGTGGATGTTTCAgctccttcccttgccttctcAGAATCCACCAACGTGGCTTTCACCATCACCATGCTGCTGGCCagcctcagcagctgctgcaaccCCTGGATTTACATGTTCTTCAGCGGGCACCTGCTCCAGGACGCAGCTCGCTGCCTGTCCTGCTGGGGCAGCTCCCGGGCCGGGCTGCGGAGACAGGCATCC
This portion of the Phaenicophaeus curvirostris isolate KB17595 chromosome 24, BPBGC_Pcur_1.0, whole genome shotgun sequence genome encodes:
- the AVPR1B gene encoding vasopressin V1b receptor translates to MEPDWGWNSTPYSQPGHGQGLLSPQTLAGDPNLTLLHTRDEELAKAEVGVLATILAVATTGNVGVLLAMYRLRKKMSRMHLFILHLGLTDLGVALFQVLPQMIWEVTYRFLGPDPLCRAVKYLQVLSMFASTYMLIAMTLDRYVAVCHPLRTLQQPSRQAYAMIGATWLLSCLLSLPQVFIFSLREVRRGSGVLDCWADFKYPWGARAYVTWTALCIFILPVGILTVCYSLICYEICKNLKGKTQSGGPSTGGAIAASPPAPCSSERSGQCPGGQPSRVSSVRTISRAKIRTVKMTFVIVVAYVICWAPFFSVQMWSVWDEDAPDDESTNVAFTITMLLASLSSCCNPWIYMFFSGHLLQDAARCLSCWGSSRAGLRRQASTGSLCSRKTTILSHSHHTSPTGLPLHESNAKDFYPPCEEVVTESGVL